A genomic stretch from Aerosakkonema funiforme FACHB-1375 includes:
- a CDS encoding plasmid mobilization protein produces MLIFSAKGQTIRTFLLALSMAAKLNQKTKQRTIQFKLMLTSEEKEAWAAIASKAGLDISELVRRRMAGYRIRTVPEANWQCYWQLLKIGTNINQIAKAQNTALADGTIPPPIDRIPFEDLLRQIDRLRLHLILGADDEPSEDDLMEESDDWENW; encoded by the coding sequence ATGCTCATCTTTTCAGCCAAGGGACAAACTATAAGGACGTTTCTGTTGGCACTCTCAATGGCAGCCAAGCTCAACCAAAAAACCAAACAGCGCACCATCCAATTCAAACTAATGCTTACTTCAGAAGAAAAGGAAGCATGGGCAGCTATTGCCTCAAAAGCTGGCTTAGACATTTCCGAATTAGTCAGGCGAAGAATGGCAGGCTATCGGATTCGTACCGTTCCAGAAGCCAACTGGCAGTGTTACTGGCAACTGCTGAAAATTGGCACTAATATCAATCAGATTGCTAAAGCACAAAATACTGCACTAGCAGATGGAACGATTCCACCTCCAATCGACCGTATTCCCTTTGAAGATTTGCTTCGACAAATTGACCGATTGCGCTTGCATTTGATTTTAGGTGCCGATGATGAACCCTCTGAAGATGATTTGATGGAGGAAAGCGATGATTGGGAAAATTGGTAA
- a CDS encoding relaxase/mobilization nuclease domain-containing protein, giving the protein MIGKIGKGKGFAGLTKYILEKEEAELLCTNLAGETPQDFYRQLSATRQFNTRVQSPVSHISISFAPDERPAQEQLKQIVEGTLIRMGFDKNLYFAATHSDRNHFHLHIAASRIDSDGECVSDWWDKRRLEKALRGLEEEFDLTPVKSSWEVNRAAPSTGQKRRMMREEKEYSEGKRDTPPQLPVIDKIQDEIENTIAHSKNFTNYVKALQERGVSVAAKVTREGVVDGLRYEMEGVRFTASKLGHAQKPTILGLQRQGISFELERDAAMLAKIAYSNKKRDNRSPATIEKLIKSNPVNRNLVIPPNHHLGNGQSYPPTTDTPNKLMPAMMETLPGNSEPIFTHYWQEINSLLNASEISPAIPANRELWEKNMLFSATLGLQTANISSHPDWQIATFGERYHALHHLPTQMLIIAEPGQDTQIRYAAKKGCQRLACNFSEAEKQVFVNQQENSSQLKQKTHQQLDL; this is encoded by the coding sequence ATGATTGGGAAAATTGGTAAAGGTAAGGGTTTCGCTGGCTTAACTAAGTACATTTTAGAAAAAGAAGAAGCCGAACTGCTTTGCACTAACTTAGCTGGCGAAACACCACAAGATTTCTACAGGCAATTATCTGCTACCCGCCAATTCAATACGAGAGTGCAATCTCCCGTATCCCATATCAGTATCAGTTTTGCACCCGATGAAAGACCTGCCCAGGAACAGTTAAAGCAAATTGTAGAAGGTACGCTGATCCGAATGGGTTTTGATAAAAACTTGTACTTTGCCGCCACCCATAGCGATCGCAATCATTTTCACTTGCATATTGCCGCATCCCGGATCGATTCTGATGGAGAATGCGTTTCTGATTGGTGGGATAAGCGACGGTTGGAGAAGGCACTCAGAGGTTTAGAGGAAGAATTTGATTTAACACCAGTAAAGAGTTCCTGGGAAGTCAATCGCGCTGCACCCTCTACGGGACAGAAACGGCGGATGATGCGCGAGGAGAAAGAATATTCAGAAGGTAAGCGAGATACACCACCCCAGCTTCCTGTTATCGATAAGATTCAGGATGAGATAGAAAATACGATCGCACATAGTAAAAATTTTACCAACTACGTGAAAGCGCTACAAGAAAGAGGAGTTTCAGTTGCAGCAAAAGTCACGCGAGAAGGTGTGGTAGATGGACTGCGGTACGAAATGGAAGGAGTGAGGTTTACAGCTAGCAAACTCGGTCACGCACAAAAACCTACTATCCTTGGACTGCAAAGACAGGGAATCAGTTTTGAATTAGAAAGAGATGCTGCGATGCTAGCTAAAATTGCATACAGTAACAAAAAAAGGGATAACAGGTCACCTGCAACGATAGAAAAGCTGATTAAATCAAATCCGGTCAATCGTAATTTAGTAATACCTCCAAATCATCATTTAGGCAACGGGCAGAGTTATCCACCTACAACTGACACACCCAATAAATTAATGCCAGCTATGATGGAAACTCTGCCTGGAAACTCCGAGCCAATTTTTACCCACTATTGGCAGGAAATAAATTCACTCCTCAACGCCAGCGAAATTTCTCCAGCGATTCCTGCTAATAGGGAATTGTGGGAAAAGAATATGCTCTTTTCAGCTACCCTTGGGTTGCAAACAGCTAATATTAGTAGCCATCCAGATTGGCAGATTGCAACATTTGGCGAACGATATCATGCACTCCATCACTTACCAACTCAAATGCTGATAATTGCCGAGCCAGGACAAGATACACAAATCCGGTATGCTGCTAAAAAGGGTTGTCAGCGACTGGCTTGTAATTTCAGTGAAGCGGAGAAACAAGTTTTCGTCAATCAACAAGAAAACTCTAGCCAACTCAAACAAAAAACACATCAACAATTAGATCTGTAA
- a CDS encoding cation diffusion facilitator family transporter, with product MKSKSARFYTILSIGAALLTIALKAGAYFLTGSVGLLSDAAESVVNLVAAVVATWAVTYAAKPPDEEHSFGHYKAEYFSSGVEGALILVAAASIAAAAWERLLHPLPLEQLSIGLGLSLVATAVNGALALAMLRAGKRLRSITLRADAHHLLTDVWTSVGVIVGLILVPITHWLILDPIIAFIVAANIVWTGVKLLRETALGLLDTAMPIPERGVITDILTRYDSQGVQFHALRTRVAGSRRFVSLHVLVPGAWTVKQGHDLCEEIELAIVRALPGTYIFTHLEPLEDPTSWEDRQLDRFIQ from the coding sequence ATGAAAAGCAAATCTGCTCGATTCTATACGATTCTTTCCATCGGGGCTGCACTGCTGACGATCGCGCTCAAAGCAGGAGCCTACTTTCTGACTGGCTCGGTTGGTCTACTGTCAGATGCCGCTGAGTCTGTCGTGAACTTGGTGGCAGCAGTGGTCGCAACCTGGGCTGTTACTTATGCCGCTAAGCCGCCCGATGAAGAACATTCCTTCGGACACTACAAAGCTGAATATTTTTCTAGTGGAGTAGAAGGGGCATTGATTTTGGTGGCAGCAGCAAGTATTGCTGCTGCCGCTTGGGAACGGTTGCTACATCCACTGCCCCTAGAGCAATTGAGCATTGGATTAGGGCTATCTCTCGTTGCCACTGCCGTCAATGGTGCTCTAGCCCTGGCAATGCTAAGAGCGGGTAAGCGTTTGCGTTCGATTACGTTGCGGGCAGATGCCCATCATCTCCTCACAGATGTATGGACTTCAGTAGGGGTGATAGTGGGATTAATTTTGGTGCCAATTACACATTGGCTGATTCTCGACCCCATTATTGCGTTCATTGTGGCTGCTAATATTGTCTGGACTGGAGTGAAATTGTTACGTGAGACAGCTTTGGGGCTACTGGATACCGCGATGCCGATTCCAGAACGTGGAGTTATCACGGATATTTTGACCCGTTATGATTCTCAGGGCGTTCAGTTTCATGCTTTGAGAACAAGGGTAGCAGGGTCACGTCGCTTTGTCTCCTTGCATGTGTTAGTCCCCGGAGCCTGGACAGTCAAGCAGGGACACGATCTCTGTGAAGAGATCGAACTGGCAATTGTGCGAGCGCTCCCTGGAACTTATATCTTCACCCACTTAGAGCCTTTGGAAGACCCAACATCTTGGGAAGATCGACAGTTGGATCGATTCATTCAATAA